Proteins from a single region of Oncorhynchus tshawytscha isolate Ot180627B linkage group LG03, Otsh_v2.0, whole genome shotgun sequence:
- the LOC112224291 gene encoding taste receptor type 2 member 8-like: MSSTYIVMDELAYIIVNGHLAILNILANLFFAFCLFCPPRGREGLKQPVKLLLGFLVFCTTIFLVFLITAECLWLLSESKESRYVDAFVSFAAFTSMSTSVWLNFFYYTQIVPAQRALFIWVKRNIKIIIYWSLFVDRVLFLFDLASVIYYVTITEGNDNITYTSTNDTVSGSTDGLFYTDLVCFYSKMIYMFFCLCVMVGSSWVTVCYLHRHMKSMKESGSPFSSPRLHSQMRVTITGILQGILYFLCALWIFLNIFSDNYPSSIKFDYNTYYTVISLYMFSTTVNLGIGQSVFRQRAADIWLKAQQAARSLKLCG; this comes from the coding sequence ATGTCGTCAACCTATATCGTGATGGATGAATTGGCTTATATCATAGTCAACGGGCATCTGGCTATTCTCAACATATTGGCAAACTTGTTTTTTGCTTTTTGTCTCTTCTGTCCACCCCGAGGCAGAGAGGGTCTCAAACAGCCTGTGAAGTTACTCCTGGGATTCTTGGTTTTCTGCACCACAATTTTCCTGGTCTTTCTTATCACGGCGGAATGCTTGTGGCTACTCTCTGAAAGCAAAGAGTCCCGGTATGTTGATGCGTTTGTATCCTTTGCTGCATTTACCAGCATGTCAACCTCTGTTTGGCTGAATTTCTTCTACTACACCCAGATCGTCCCAGCCCAGCGAGCTCTCTTCATCTGGGTGAAGAGGAACATCAAAATCATAATTTACtggagcctgtttgtagacagagtTTTATTTCTGTTTGACTTGGCATCAGTCATTTATTATGTCACCATTACCGAAGGAAACGATAACATCACTTACACATCAACAAACGACACTGTTTCTGGCTCTACAGATGGACTGTTTTACACTGACCTGGTGTGTTTCTATTCCAAAATGATCTACATGtttttttgtctgtgtgtgatggtGGGGTCGAGCTGGGTCACAGTGTGCTACCTGCATAGACACATGAAGAGCATGAAAGAGAGCGGGagccccttctcctctccccgccTGCACAGTCAGATGAGGGTCACCATCACTGGGATCCTGCAGGGAATTCTCTACTTCCTTTGTGCGTTGTGGATCTTCCTTAATATCTTCAGCGACAATTACCCCTCTTCTATAAAATTTGACTATAATACTTATTACActgtcatctctctctacatgtttAGCACCACTGTTAACCTTGGTATCGGTCAGTCTGTTTTCAGACAGAGGGCAGCTGATATTTGGCTCAAAGCTCAACAGGCTGCAAGGTCATTGAAGTTGTGTGGATGA